A window of the Aquarana catesbeiana isolate 2022-GZ linkage group LG05, ASM4218655v1, whole genome shotgun sequence genome harbors these coding sequences:
- the LOC141145813 gene encoding superoxide dismutase [Mn], mitochondrial: MQLHHSKHHAAYVNNLNIAEKKYAEALAKGDVTAQISLQPALKFNGGGHVNHSIFWTNLSPSGGGEPQGELLKAITSDFGSFEKFKDKLTAMSVAVQGSGWGWLGYNKESNRLQVTACANQDPLQGTTGFIPLLGIDVWEHAYYLQYKNVRPDYLKAIWNVINWQNVSERYEASKK, translated from the coding sequence ATGCAGCTCCATCACAGTAAACATCATGCTGCCTATGTCAACAACCTAAACATTGCAGAGAAGAAATATGCTGAGGCTTTGGCCAAAGGAGATGTTACTGCTCAGATTTCCCTCCAGCCTGCTCTTAAATTTAATGGTGGAGGCCATGTAAATCACTCAATTTTCTGGACAAACCTCTCTCCCAGCGGTGGAGGAGAACCCCAAGGTGAACTTTTGAAAGCCATAACAAGCGACTTTGGTTCTTTCGAGAAGTTTAAAGATAAACTTACAGCCATGTCAGTGGCAGTTCAGGGATCCGGATGGGGCTGGCTTGGTTATAACAAAGAATCTAACCGCTTACAAGTCACCGCCTGTGCTAACCAAGATCCTCTGCAAGGAACAACAGGTTTTATTCCTCTTCTGGGCATTGATGTATGGGAGCATGCTTACTACCTGCAGTATAAAAATGTTAGACCAGACTACCTGAAAGCCATCTGGAATGTTATCAACTGGCAGAACGTGTCTGAAAGATATGAGGCTTCTAAAAAATAA